One Apostichopus japonicus isolate 1M-3 chromosome 7, ASM3797524v1, whole genome shotgun sequence genomic region harbors:
- the LOC139969626 gene encoding PHD finger protein 21A-like isoform X2, translated as MITKCIDNILVVKVQSNPNDPDLKKSIKEQQAKIATLSEKQKKVVEQLRSELGIQKSPVQNEKKSSTTMPLGTSQHLNIPTRPSIKITPRPHPAGVVTPPLTPPRMSILTNKPSMFPIKVPQITCRLSGGTTEKKVTMPKLDLSDKKIVKFKEQKHSSHLKPKKALTPAEVKLEFMAALGLITQRTLEHLQNKRQERKRRSTANPQFSSYNRKELESRQSASSYLAATTGSSEPLHDTRKRSRFTPPEPTKEVPRPVASPVSATNGRSDSHEDACAVCHRIGELLCCDTCRLVYHFECLDPPLSTVPSGVWSCPQCEVRNNKKVEDWKGMVSMVHSFLAHKSRREEEKKKLMQKTADLRNERLALEERVRQLNEAITKKKVDSEELMKSYQKSETAVHKIQEKMAHMNA; from the exons ATGATTACGAAATGTATTGATAAC ATTCTAGTGGTGAAGGTTCAATCAAATCCCAAT GATCCAGATTTGAAGAAATCTATAAAGGAACAACAGGCAAAGATTGCTACACTAAGTGAAAAGCAG AAGAAAGTTGTCGAGCAGTTGAGATCAGAACTGGGTATCCAAAAAAGCCCTGTACAAAATGAAAAG AAATCTAGTACTACAATGCCTTTGGGTACGTCACAACACCTCAATATCCCCACAAGGCCCAGCATCAAAATCACTCCAAGGCCTCATCCGGCAGGGGTCGTGACACCCCCACTGACCCCTCCCAGGATGTCAATTCTGACAAACAAACCCTCCATGTTCCCCATCAAAGTACCTCAGATCACCTGCCGTCTCAGTGGTGGCACGACCGAGAAGAAAGTGACCATGCCAAAG ctGGATTTATCAGATAAAAAGATTGTCAAATTTAAGGAGCAAAAGCACAGCAGTCACCTCAAACCAAAGAAGGCACTTACTCCTGCAGAAGTG AAATTGGAGTTCATGGCAGCCTTAGGTCTCATCACGCAGAGGACACTAGAACATCTCCAAAACAAGAGGCAGGAGCGAAAGAGGAGGAGCACAGCTAACCCGCAGTTCTCTAGTTATAACAGAAAAGAACTTGAA AGTCGACAGTCTGCCTCCAGTTACCTCGCAGCGACGACCGGCTCCTCAGAACCTTTGCATGATACGAGAAAACGAA GTCGTTTCACTCCCCCCGAACCAACCAAAGAAGTGCCACGTCCAGTAGCGTCTCCAGTCAGTGCTACTAATGGCAGATCCGAT AGTCATGAAGACGCCTGTGCAGTCTGCCATAGGATCGGGGAACTCCTGTGTTGCGATACCTGTCGTCTAGTCTACcattttgaatgccttgatccACCCCTGTCCACTGTTCCGTCAGGGGTGTGGAGCTGTCCCCAGTGTGAA GTCCGGAACAACAAAAAGGTTGAGGACTGGAAAGGTATGGTCTCAATGGTACATTCTTTTCTGGCTCACAAGAGTAGGAGAgaggaggagaagaaaaaactgaTGCAGAAAACAGCGGATCTGAGAAACGAGAGGCTAGCTCTAGAAGAGAGGGTCAGGCAACTGAACGAGGCAATCACG aAAAAGAAAGTTGACAGTGAAGAATTAATGAAGTCTTATCAGAAGAGTGAAACAGCTGTCCACAAAATCCAAGAGAAAATGGCTCACATGAACGCATAG
- the LOC139969625 gene encoding nuclear pore complex protein Nup50-like — protein sequence MAAKRRAGSQLTQDNWEDDDEDEVAVVEMGVQIAEQSVLAKRKIKRAHRRLGNTDGGVKASPFGGFKGFASSNPSTSAAKPTLGSGFQVSSSKTLLGSGFQVTSSKPALSSTELFPKTTLNPTSTHSSSENADAKAGGIMNTALNGSASSPSSQTNPKYCSKLRALNGAVNSWIQQHVAKTPVCDLTPIFNDYRKHLTEIERKYGSSMKTSSATFGTNDDKTVTQRVAEEDDDNKEPKGNVGTSQSEGVRFLPTGQSGSKAEPVAKPQSGLFGSGGSKLTFGGSNLTFGSSSVNFGNAGTSTGNAAGFSFTGATATQKKDQEEQKEANDDEDEPPKVEVKQVEEKDAIFSIRSKLYYKKDGAYKERGVGMLHIKKLEKAGQLMLRADTSLGNIIFNISIPKGLPVERQGKNNVILMAPMNPPADKLCPICKKKYPNPQTSNRCESDCSPEPTAILLRVKTGEDADRLKEELDKVKE from the exons ATGGCAGCCAAAAGGAGAGCTGGCTCTCAGTTAACTCAAGACAACTGggaagatgatgatgaagatgaagtAGCAGTTGTTGAG ATGGGTGTACAGATTGCAGAACAATCCGTTTTGGCTAAGCGGAAGATAAAACGAGCTCACAGGAGGCTCGGAAACACTGACGGTGGT GTCAAAGCGAGCCCATTTGGAGGATTTAAAGGATTTGCTTCTTCTAACCCATCAACTTCTGCGGCTAAACCGACCCTCGGCTCAGGTTTTCAGGTTTCCAGCTCCAAAACACTGTTAGGTTCAGGTTTTCAAGTGACAAGCTCGAAACCTGCATTATCAAGTACTGAATTATTCCCGAAAACAACATTGAATCCAACCAGCACACATTCCAGTTCGGAAAATGCGGATGCCAAAGCCGGTGGGATTATGAACACTGCCCTCAACGGGAGTGCAAGCTCGCCCAGCTCGCAGACCAACCCGAAGTACTGTTCCAAGCTGAGGGCATTAAACGGAGCTGTTAACTCCTGGATACAGCAACACGTGGCTAAGACACCAGTGTGTGATCTCACCCCCATATTTAACGACTACCGCAAACATTTGACAGAGATAGAGAGGAAGTACGGCTCCAGCATGAAGACTTCCTCGGCAACATTCGGAACGAACGATGACAAAACCGTAACGCAGAGGGTCGCCGAAGAAGACGACGACAATAAAGAACCGAAAGGTAACGTCGGAACATCGCAATCGGAAGGAGTCAGATTCCTTCCGACCGGCCAGTCTGGATCAAAAGCCGAACCAGTCGCAAAACCGCAGAGCGGTTTGTTTGGCAGCGGAGGTAGTAAATTAACATTCGGAGGGAGCAACTTAACATTCGGTTCTTCGTCAGTCAACTTTGGTAATGCAG GTACGTCCACAGGTAACGCTGCTGGTTTTTCATTCACTGGAGCGACAGCCACTCAAAAGAAGGATCAAG AAGAGCAGAAGGAAGCAAACGACGATGAAGACGAACCCCCAAAAGTAGAGGTGAAACAAGTGGAAGAAAAAGATGCTATATTTTCGATAAG GTCCAAACTTTACTACAAGAAGGACGGAGCATATAAGGAAAGAGGTGTAGGCATGCTCCACATCAAGAAGTTGGAAAAGGCCGGACAACTTATGCTGAGAGCTGACACTAGTCTAG GTAACATCATTTTCAACATCAGTATACCCAAAGGTCTGCCAGTCGAGAGGCAGGGTAAAAATAATGTCATCCTGATGGCGCCCATGAACCCACCCGCCGACAAGCTCTGTCCGATCTGCAAGAAGAAATACCCCAACCCTCAGACCAGCAACAGATGCGAGAGCGATTGTTCGCCAGAGCCCACGGCCATCCTCCTCAGGGTCAAGACAGGAGAGGATGCGGACAGATTGAAGGAAGAACTAGACAAAGTTAAAGAATGA
- the LOC139969626 gene encoding uncharacterized protein isoform X1 has protein sequence MANPELQKLQQQLRKEIQSHQILVVKVQSNPNDPDLKKSIKEQQAKIATLSEKQKKVVEQLRSELGIQKSPVQNEKKSSTTMPLGTSQHLNIPTRPSIKITPRPHPAGVVTPPLTPPRMSILTNKPSMFPIKVPQITCRLSGGTTEKKVTMPKLDLSDKKIVKFKEQKHSSHLKPKKALTPAEVKLEFMAALGLITQRTLEHLQNKRQERKRRSTANPQFSSYNRKELESRQSASSYLAATTGSSEPLHDTRKRSRFTPPEPTKEVPRPVASPVSATNGRSDSHEDACAVCHRIGELLCCDTCRLVYHFECLDPPLSTVPSGVWSCPQCEVRNNKKVEDWKGMVSMVHSFLAHKSRREEEKKKLMQKTADLRNERLALEERVRQLNEAITKKKVDSEELMKSYQKSETAVHKIQEKMAHMNA, from the exons ATGGCAAATCCAGAGCTTCAAAAGCTACAGCAGCAGCTTCGTAAAGAAATACAGTCACACCAA ATTCTAGTGGTGAAGGTTCAATCAAATCCCAAT GATCCAGATTTGAAGAAATCTATAAAGGAACAACAGGCAAAGATTGCTACACTAAGTGAAAAGCAG AAGAAAGTTGTCGAGCAGTTGAGATCAGAACTGGGTATCCAAAAAAGCCCTGTACAAAATGAAAAG AAATCTAGTACTACAATGCCTTTGGGTACGTCACAACACCTCAATATCCCCACAAGGCCCAGCATCAAAATCACTCCAAGGCCTCATCCGGCAGGGGTCGTGACACCCCCACTGACCCCTCCCAGGATGTCAATTCTGACAAACAAACCCTCCATGTTCCCCATCAAAGTACCTCAGATCACCTGCCGTCTCAGTGGTGGCACGACCGAGAAGAAAGTGACCATGCCAAAG ctGGATTTATCAGATAAAAAGATTGTCAAATTTAAGGAGCAAAAGCACAGCAGTCACCTCAAACCAAAGAAGGCACTTACTCCTGCAGAAGTG AAATTGGAGTTCATGGCAGCCTTAGGTCTCATCACGCAGAGGACACTAGAACATCTCCAAAACAAGAGGCAGGAGCGAAAGAGGAGGAGCACAGCTAACCCGCAGTTCTCTAGTTATAACAGAAAAGAACTTGAA AGTCGACAGTCTGCCTCCAGTTACCTCGCAGCGACGACCGGCTCCTCAGAACCTTTGCATGATACGAGAAAACGAA GTCGTTTCACTCCCCCCGAACCAACCAAAGAAGTGCCACGTCCAGTAGCGTCTCCAGTCAGTGCTACTAATGGCAGATCCGAT AGTCATGAAGACGCCTGTGCAGTCTGCCATAGGATCGGGGAACTCCTGTGTTGCGATACCTGTCGTCTAGTCTACcattttgaatgccttgatccACCCCTGTCCACTGTTCCGTCAGGGGTGTGGAGCTGTCCCCAGTGTGAA GTCCGGAACAACAAAAAGGTTGAGGACTGGAAAGGTATGGTCTCAATGGTACATTCTTTTCTGGCTCACAAGAGTAGGAGAgaggaggagaagaaaaaactgaTGCAGAAAACAGCGGATCTGAGAAACGAGAGGCTAGCTCTAGAAGAGAGGGTCAGGCAACTGAACGAGGCAATCACG aAAAAGAAAGTTGACAGTGAAGAATTAATGAAGTCTTATCAGAAGAGTGAAACAGCTGTCCACAAAATCCAAGAGAAAATGGCTCACATGAACGCATAG